In Liquorilactobacillus nagelii DSM 13675, the following proteins share a genomic window:
- a CDS encoding ribonuclease H family protein, whose protein sequence is MAYQYYVVAHGRKTGIYHSWNDCLQQVKGYPKARYKGFNDIAAAQDWLNNPVNSFKPATKKTAVQPIYSATSQSIWIWTDGGSRNHGNRLGQHVKKNDPAAWAFLIKYAGKQHAASAGEFGATNNRMEIMAFLQALQYLVQRNLNQQQIQAVLDSRYVLNAIQLGWLKNWQKRNWKTANNQPVANQELWQQVAEILPKFSKFNLQWTKGHATDQGNVFVDNLLNQTMDKMEAANL, encoded by the coding sequence ATCGCTTATCAGTATTATGTTGTTGCTCACGGTAGAAAAACGGGAATCTATCATAGTTGGAACGATTGTCTTCAACAAGTTAAAGGCTATCCCAAAGCTCGTTATAAAGGGTTTAATGATATCGCTGCTGCTCAAGATTGGTTAAATAATCCAGTTAATTCATTTAAACCAGCAACTAAGAAAACGGCTGTACAGCCAATTTATTCAGCTACTAGTCAGTCAATTTGGATCTGGACGGATGGTGGATCTCGAAATCATGGTAATCGACTTGGTCAACATGTTAAAAAAAATGATCCAGCAGCTTGGGCTTTCTTGATTAAATATGCTGGCAAACAACATGCAGCATCGGCTGGGGAGTTTGGAGCAACTAATAATCGAATGGAAATCATGGCTTTTTTGCAGGCTTTGCAATATTTAGTGCAGCGGAATTTAAATCAGCAGCAAATTCAAGCGGTGCTTGATTCACGGTACGTTTTAAATGCAATCCAGTTGGGGTGGTTAAAAAATTGGCAAAAACGTAATTGGAAAACGGCTAATAATCAACCGGTAGCCAATCAAGAATTATGGCAGCAAGTTGCGGAGATTTTACCCAAATTTTCTAAATTTAATTTGCAATGGACTAAAGGACACGCGACTGATCAAGGAAATGTTTTTGTGGAT
- the trhA gene encoding PAQR family membrane homeostasis protein TrhA gives MNKRQQILNEIWSSITHGLGTMLSVAALVLLIIKGIRSHDEVELISMIIYGISLVTLYLASTLFHSLYFTKARRILQLIDHTNIFILIAGTYTPFCLLGMGQNFGFKLLLAIWSLCLLGIILHQFLPSRLQWIETTIYVILGWLCLLGFKQLWNSLGMNGFLLLLGGGLCFTFGAVIYSFRNLKYSHVYWHLIVLAGTILMFFSVYFYL, from the coding sequence ATGAATAAACGGCAGCAGATTTTAAACGAGATTTGGAGCAGCATTACTCATGGTTTAGGAACTATGTTGAGTGTTGCCGCGCTCGTGTTACTGATTATTAAAGGAATTCGTTCACACGACGAGGTTGAATTAATCTCAATGATTATTTATGGCATTTCATTGGTAACACTTTATTTGGCCTCAACCCTTTTTCATTCACTCTATTTTACAAAAGCGCGCCGGATTCTGCAGTTGATTGATCATACTAATATCTTTATTTTGATTGCTGGGACATATACACCGTTTTGCTTATTGGGGATGGGTCAAAACTTTGGGTTTAAACTTTTGCTGGCAATTTGGAGTTTGTGTTTGCTGGGGATTATTTTGCACCAGTTCTTGCCTTCACGTCTGCAATGGATTGAAACGACTATCTATGTCATTTTAGGCTGGCTTTGTCTACTAGGCTTTAAACAATTATGGAATTCTTTAGGAATGAATGGCTTTTTGCTTTTACTGGGAGGGGGACTATGTTTTACTTTTGGAGCAGTGATTTACAGTTTTCGTAATTTGAAATATTCTCATGTTTACTGGCATTTGATTGTTTTAGCTGGAACAATTCTTATGTTTTTTTCGGTTTACTTTTATCTTTAA
- a CDS encoding DUF1836 domain-containing protein has product MENTNLESQLRQLSKNRLPLWHEFPDFELYMDQLVSLGNRYLKNLQGTEITASMVNSYVKKGLMHRPNKKKYDTANVAELVVISLLKAIYSLETIKKGLQSVAKNTQTDESYNYFAQLFNKTLAEIGDNSFSFKFDYQDDLILLTEKFAVHAVIYKIIGEKMVSLQN; this is encoded by the coding sequence TTGGAAAATACGAATCTCGAATCACAATTACGCCAACTTAGTAAAAATCGCTTGCCACTATGGCATGAATTCCCAGATTTCGAACTTTATATGGATCAGCTTGTTAGTCTTGGCAATCGTTATTTGAAAAATTTACAAGGAACAGAAATTACTGCCTCAATGGTTAACAGCTATGTAAAAAAGGGCTTGATGCACCGACCAAACAAAAAGAAATATGATACTGCCAATGTTGCTGAATTAGTGGTTATCAGTCTGCTTAAAGCAATTTATTCACTAGAGACAATTAAAAAGGGGCTCCAGTCCGTAGCAAAGAATACACAAACCGACGAATCCTATAACTATTTTGCGCAGCTTTTCAATAAAACCTTAGCTGAGATTGGTGATAATTCATTCTCTTTTAAATTTGATTACCAAGATGATCTAATTCTTTTAACTGAAAAATTCGCTGTTCACGCTGTTATTTATAAAATTATCGGTGAAAAAATGGTCAGTCTCCAAAATTAA
- a CDS encoding dicarboxylate/amino acid:cation symporter, translated as MKKYRVWRLNLGWQILIGLISGIIIGAIFYNNQAATTVMQNIGTMFIDLIQMIVLPIVISCLTVGIANMGDIKKLGRVGLKTLIYFEVMTTIAIILGLIVGNIFHPGTFIDIHQLHSQDISQYVQTAHKAEHAGIWSTLMGIIPTNVFSSLSNGNMLPIIFFSVFFGLGTAAIGEQGRIIVDFLQAVSQVMFKVTDWVMRTAPIGVCALIGSTVAQMGLKALAPLGYFIVLAYATMAIFILAVMGGAARIFKLNNWEILKTIKEEMVLAFSTASSEAVLPRIIDKMSKFGVSEGIVSFVVPTGYTFNLDGSAIYQSLAALFLAQAYGIHLSLTKQITLVIVLMITSKGIAGVPGASFVVLLATISTIGVPLQGLTFIAGIDRLVDMGRTVVNVAGNSLAAVIIGKSEKEFDFEKNKKYLNNLHQS; from the coding sequence ATGAAGAAATATCGGGTATGGCGGCTAAATTTAGGTTGGCAGATTTTAATCGGATTAATTAGTGGAATTATTATTGGGGCAATTTTTTACAATAATCAAGCAGCAACAACAGTGATGCAAAATATCGGGACAATGTTTATCGATCTGATTCAGATGATTGTCTTGCCAATTGTCATTTCCTGCTTAACGGTAGGAATCGCTAATATGGGTGATATCAAAAAGCTCGGCAGAGTTGGGTTAAAAACCTTAATTTATTTTGAAGTAATGACAACAATTGCGATTATTTTGGGATTGATTGTTGGAAACATTTTTCATCCGGGAACTTTTATTGATATCCATCAACTACATAGCCAAGATATCAGTCAATATGTTCAGACGGCTCATAAAGCTGAACATGCAGGAATTTGGTCAACATTAATGGGAATTATTCCGACCAATGTTTTTAGTTCGTTAAGCAATGGTAATATGTTGCCAATAATTTTTTTCAGTGTCTTTTTTGGATTAGGGACAGCAGCCATTGGTGAGCAGGGAAGAATCATTGTTGATTTTTTGCAAGCTGTTTCGCAGGTAATGTTTAAAGTTACCGATTGGGTTATGCGGACAGCGCCAATTGGAGTTTGTGCTTTAATTGGTTCAACTGTTGCTCAAATGGGGCTTAAGGCACTTGCGCCACTGGGTTATTTTATTGTTTTAGCCTATGCAACAATGGCAATTTTTATTTTAGCTGTTATGGGTGGAGCTGCGAGAATTTTTAAATTAAATAACTGGGAAATTTTGAAGACAATTAAAGAAGAAATGGTGTTGGCTTTTTCAACTGCAAGTTCAGAGGCAGTATTACCTCGGATTATTGATAAAATGAGCAAATTTGGTGTTAGTGAGGGAATTGTTTCTTTTGTTGTTCCGACGGGTTATACTTTCAATTTAGATGGTTCAGCTATTTATCAGTCGCTAGCAGCACTTTTTCTTGCACAAGCTTATGGAATTCATCTTTCGTTGACTAAACAAATTACATTAGTAATTGTTTTGATGATTACTTCAAAAGGTATTGCAGGGGTTCCGGGAGCATCGTTCGTCGTTTTGTTAGCAACTATATCGACAATTGGTGTTCCATTGCAAGGGCTGACCTTTATTGCAGGAATTGATCGATTAGTTGACATGGGTCGAACGGTAGTTAATGTCGCTGGCAATTCGCTTGCAGCAGTTATTATTGGAAAATCTGAAAAAGAATTTGATTTTGAAAAGAATAAGAAGTATTTAAATAATTTACATCAATCGTGA